One region of Abditibacteriota bacterium genomic DNA includes:
- a CDS encoding DUF4038 domain-containing protein: MTIETQEILELTFRAEAPHSDPFWDVTLDIEASSAAGTRLFPCYWAGGDLWKARIAFQEPGPYSLKTVCSNPADKGLHGLCFEAEAVPYSGIDPLKRHGRLKASADRRRLEFADGTPFFWLGDTWWMGLTGRLGFPGDFLTLLSDRVKKGFTLVQIVAGIYPDMDEFDPRGENEAGNPWTPGNETIDPDYFLYMDRRIDALLAAGLVPCIVACWGYYADILGFDRLSRYWRYLIARYGAANVIWCLAGEATMPWYGYHTDPEEFEQRRQSQKDFWSRMARYVRAADPYGTLTTIHPSAASRECVEDPASIDIEMLQSGHESSFSYNYSLELIDKSLKAEPRMPVVQSEVCYEGICEGNRQEAQRQLFWSNMLSGAAGYTYGANGIWQLNAPEWPYGPSPHGASWGTDFWQDAMNYRGSSELGTGKRILEKYSWHRLRPDSSLATPHRQTVEADLCFGAACEDTRVFYLPRFCPVPTFHRLTQEWEGILVNPSDGAEQPLDPIVPDEKGDWLFCCGGLHVLPVMRDWVVVLKKK, encoded by the coding sequence ATGACTATCGAAACCCAGGAAATACTCGAGCTGACCTTTCGGGCCGAAGCTCCTCACTCCGATCCCTTTTGGGACGTCACTCTGGACATAGAGGCCTCGTCTGCCGCGGGCACGCGGCTCTTTCCCTGCTACTGGGCGGGAGGCGATCTGTGGAAGGCCCGCATAGCCTTTCAGGAGCCAGGCCCTTATAGCCTGAAGACCGTGTGCTCCAACCCTGCGGACAAGGGGCTTCACGGCCTTTGCTTTGAAGCCGAGGCAGTCCCCTACTCGGGCATTGACCCTCTGAAAAGGCACGGCCGCCTGAAGGCGTCGGCCGACCGGCGCCGGCTGGAGTTTGCCGACGGCACGCCCTTTTTCTGGCTGGGGGACACCTGGTGGATGGGCCTGACGGGGCGGCTCGGGTTCCCGGGCGACTTTTTGACTCTGCTGTCGGACAGAGTCAAAAAGGGCTTCACACTGGTGCAGATCGTCGCCGGCATATATCCGGACATGGACGAGTTTGACCCCAGAGGGGAAAACGAAGCGGGCAACCCCTGGACGCCGGGCAACGAGACCATAGATCCCGACTACTTTCTGTATATGGACAGGCGCATCGACGCCCTGCTGGCTGCCGGCCTTGTCCCCTGCATAGTGGCCTGCTGGGGCTACTACGCCGACATCCTCGGCTTTGACAGGCTGTCGCGCTATTGGCGGTATCTCATAGCCCGCTACGGAGCCGCCAACGTGATCTGGTGCCTGGCGGGAGAAGCCACCATGCCCTGGTACGGATATCACACCGATCCGGAGGAGTTCGAACAGCGCCGGCAGAGCCAGAAGGACTTCTGGAGCCGGATGGCGCGATACGTGAGAGCCGCGGACCCCTACGGCACACTGACCACCATACACCCCAGCGCAGCGAGCAGAGAATGCGTGGAGGACCCCGCCTCCATCGACATCGAGATGCTCCAGTCGGGGCATGAGAGCTCCTTTTCATACAACTATTCCCTGGAGCTCATAGACAAATCCCTGAAGGCAGAGCCCCGGATGCCGGTGGTGCAGTCGGAAGTGTGCTACGAAGGCATATGCGAAGGCAACCGGCAGGAGGCCCAGAGGCAGCTGTTTTGGAGCAACATGCTGTCCGGGGCGGCGGGCTACACCTACGGAGCCAACGGCATCTGGCAGCTGAACGCGCCGGAATGGCCCTACGGACCCTCGCCCCACGGCGCCAGCTGGGGCACGGACTTCTGGCAGGACGCCATGAACTACAGGGGCTCGTCGGAGCTGGGGACCGGCAAAAGGATACTGGAAAAATACTCCTGGCACCGTCTCAGGCCGGACAGCAGCCTGGCCACGCCCCACAGGCAGACGGTGGAAGCCGATCTCTGCTTCGGAGCTGCCTGTGAGGACACCCGGGTGTTTTATCTGCCCCGGTTCTGCCCCGTCCCCACCTTCCACAGGCTCACTCAGGAATGGGAAGGCATACTGGTGAATCCCTCCGACGGCGCGGAGCAGCCCCTGGATCCCATCGTTCCCGACGAAAAGGGCGACTGGCTCTTTTGCTGCGGCGGGCTGCACGTGCTGCCCGTCATGCGGGACTGGGTAGTGGTCCTGAAAAAGAAATAA